One window from the genome of Actinoplanes teichomyceticus ATCC 31121 encodes:
- a CDS encoding methyl-accepting chemotaxis protein gives MKRFWADLGVNFKIMFAIGVASVVALLIGVLGLTALSGASASAQHIYASNLTSVAALGRVQNAITQSRLDLVSHAVYRDGTNKAAYEKNFTADLAEADAALREYQTTGPAGAPATVRSLTAAWGEYVDVARTRMIPLSRANRLAEWQQVRGARVTPLMETVRDSLTELNQAERAAAAHSAAEAEDGYRASRLRSILILVVGLVGALGLGVVVARGIVGALRRVTTVCEALAAGDLTQRTGIAAADEPGRMSRALDAAVLRLRETLATIGGSAVTLAGASEQLTAISSRLESGAGDVAERATTASSASEQVNTGVQSIAAGAEQMSASITEIASNAAEAARVAGEGMTVAARTNDQVAELGSASAEIGDVVRLITSIAEQTNLLALNATIEAARAGELGKGFAVVAGEVKELAQQTARATEEITARITAIQDSSTSATAAIGEITDVIQRIGDYTTTIASAVEEQTATTGEMSRSVAEAAANSGAVARTVTSVAEVAAATAEGARTTQQAAADLTRLAGDLTTLVGGFRH, from the coding sequence ATGAAGCGGTTCTGGGCCGATCTCGGCGTCAACTTCAAGATCATGTTCGCGATCGGCGTCGCCTCCGTGGTCGCGCTGCTGATCGGCGTGCTCGGGCTGACCGCGCTCAGCGGCGCCAGCGCGTCCGCCCAGCACATCTACGCGAGCAACCTGACCAGCGTCGCCGCCCTCGGCCGGGTGCAGAACGCGATCACCCAGTCCCGCCTGGACCTGGTCAGTCACGCCGTCTACCGGGACGGCACGAACAAGGCGGCGTACGAGAAGAACTTCACCGCCGACCTGGCCGAGGCCGACGCCGCGCTGCGGGAGTACCAGACCACCGGGCCGGCCGGCGCGCCCGCCACGGTGCGGAGCCTGACCGCCGCGTGGGGCGAGTACGTCGACGTCGCGCGCACCCGGATGATCCCGCTGTCGCGCGCCAACCGGCTCGCCGAGTGGCAGCAGGTGCGCGGCGCGCGGGTCACCCCGCTGATGGAGACGGTCCGGGACAGCCTGACCGAGCTCAACCAGGCGGAACGCGCCGCCGCCGCCCACTCCGCCGCCGAGGCCGAGGACGGGTATCGGGCCAGCCGCCTGCGCTCGATCCTGATCCTGGTGGTCGGCCTCGTCGGCGCGCTGGGGCTGGGCGTGGTCGTGGCCCGCGGCATCGTCGGCGCGCTGCGCCGGGTCACCACGGTCTGTGAGGCGCTCGCCGCCGGCGACCTCACCCAGCGCACCGGGATAGCCGCGGCCGACGAGCCGGGCCGGATGAGCCGTGCCCTGGACGCCGCGGTGCTGCGGCTGCGGGAGACGCTGGCCACGATCGGCGGCTCCGCGGTCACCCTGGCCGGCGCGTCCGAGCAGCTCACCGCGATCAGCTCGCGGCTGGAGAGCGGCGCCGGGGACGTGGCCGAGCGGGCCACCACGGCCAGCTCGGCGAGCGAGCAGGTCAACACCGGGGTGCAGTCGATCGCGGCCGGCGCCGAGCAGATGAGCGCCTCGATCACCGAGATCGCCTCCAACGCCGCCGAGGCCGCCCGGGTCGCCGGCGAGGGCATGACCGTCGCCGCGCGCACCAACGACCAGGTCGCCGAGCTCGGCTCGGCGAGCGCCGAGATCGGCGACGTGGTCCGGCTGATCACCAGCATCGCCGAGCAGACCAACCTGCTGGCGCTGAACGCGACGATCGAGGCCGCCCGGGCCGGCGAGCTGGGCAAGGGCTTCGCGGTGGTGGCCGGCGAGGTCAAGGAGCTGGCCCAGCAGACCGCCCGGGCGACCGAGGAGATCACCGCCCGGATCACCGCGATCCAGGACTCCAGCACCTCGGCGACCGCCGCGATCGGCGAGATCACCGACGTCATCCAGCGGATCGGCGACTACACCACGACCATCGCCTCGGCGGTCGAGGAGCAGACCGCGACCACCGGGGAGATGAGCCGCTCGGTCGCCGAGGCCGCCGCCAACAGCGGTGCGGTCGCGCGTACGGTCACCTCGGTCGCCGAGGTGGCCGCCGCGACCGCCGAGGGCGCCCGGACCACCCAGCAGGCCGCGGCCGACCTCACCCGGCTGGCCGGCGACCTCACCACCCTCGTCGGCGGATTCCGCCACTGA
- a CDS encoding CGNR zinc finger domain-containing protein — protein sequence MAITRTAAGWIRQPGPSAASTSPLFAYAVRPGPPSRADAHRLLPLDEALRRVNTAAAVAPVTPVLAWAAPDADPVVTDVAAPTAPGTALNAALARAAIGFLAGPHRSNLRACTAPRCVRYFVKEHGRQEFCKASCSNRARAARHYQRHHPTGT from the coding sequence ATGGCCATCACCAGGACCGCGGCGGGGTGGATCCGCCAGCCGGGACCGTCCGCCGCCAGCACGAGCCCCCTCTTCGCGTACGCGGTGCGCCCGGGCCCGCCCAGCCGCGCCGACGCCCACCGGCTGCTGCCGCTGGACGAGGCGCTGCGCCGGGTCAACACCGCGGCCGCCGTCGCTCCGGTGACGCCCGTGCTGGCGTGGGCGGCGCCGGACGCGGACCCGGTCGTGACCGACGTGGCCGCCCCCACCGCGCCGGGAACGGCCCTGAACGCCGCCCTGGCCCGCGCCGCCATCGGCTTCCTGGCCGGCCCGCACCGGTCGAACCTGCGCGCCTGCACGGCGCCGCGGTGCGTGCGGTACTTCGTCAAGGAACACGGCCGGCAGGAGTTCTGCAAGGCGTCGTGCAGCAACCGGGCCCGAGCCGCGCGGCACTACCAGCGCCACCACCCCACCGGCACGTGA
- a CDS encoding MFS transporter, with protein sequence MSAVTATGVPTPAHAPPAGRRGNPWLSLAAVAFGLFMVGLDGSVVSIANPEIGRDLRASTAQLQWVTNAYLLALAAALILGGKLGDRFGRRRYYLIGVAGFTVSSVAIGLAGSIDGVIAFRAAQGFFGALLMPNTLGILRAVFPPRRFGMAVGIWAMVSSVSTALGPIVGGLLVQHVSWESVFYLNAPVGVLALIVSALVLPESRNSTGRHRFDVAGVALLAAGLLVLVFGVVKGETWGWGSGRTLGTLLAGLLILVFFGWFETRLEHPLLPMRLFRSPALTIGALITAVNFFTLLGSIFYIMLYLQNVRGYSPVWAGVLTLPLSLASVVASPVGAALTDRFGPRFSMPLGMVLQGGASFGLMLLDTDSGYGAMWPSFIGLGLGVGMVMAASSEAIVGNAPVKDGGVAGGLQATMLQVGGALGTSVLISLISSRVGGTLVGSLTDAGVPAPLAQGLRAAQDAVAMGIAPVTPDMPGTVRAAVIEGAGAAFVAGVHTAALASGVLCLIGAVVSAVFIRRGARPGEIVLPAH encoded by the coding sequence ATGTCCGCAGTCACCGCAACCGGCGTGCCCACCCCCGCGCACGCGCCGCCCGCGGGCCGGCGCGGCAACCCCTGGCTGTCCCTGGCCGCCGTCGCGTTCGGCCTGTTCATGGTCGGTCTGGACGGCAGCGTGGTGTCGATCGCCAACCCGGAGATCGGCCGCGACCTGCGGGCCAGCACCGCGCAGTTGCAGTGGGTCACCAACGCCTACCTGCTCGCCCTGGCCGCCGCCCTGATCCTCGGCGGCAAGCTCGGCGACCGGTTCGGCCGGCGCCGGTACTACCTGATCGGCGTGGCCGGCTTCACCGTCTCGTCGGTCGCGATCGGACTGGCCGGCTCGATCGACGGCGTGATCGCCTTCCGGGCCGCGCAGGGCTTCTTCGGCGCCCTCCTGATGCCCAACACGCTGGGCATCCTGCGCGCGGTCTTCCCGCCGCGGAGGTTCGGCATGGCGGTCGGCATCTGGGCGATGGTCTCCTCGGTCTCCACCGCGCTCGGCCCGATCGTCGGCGGCCTGCTGGTGCAGCACGTCAGCTGGGAGTCGGTCTTCTACCTCAACGCCCCGGTCGGCGTGCTGGCCCTGATCGTCAGCGCGCTGGTGCTGCCGGAGAGCCGCAACTCCACCGGCCGGCACCGGTTCGACGTGGCCGGCGTGGCGCTGCTCGCGGCCGGCCTGCTGGTCCTGGTCTTCGGCGTGGTCAAGGGCGAGACCTGGGGCTGGGGCTCCGGCCGCACGCTGGGCACGCTGCTCGCCGGGCTGCTGATCCTGGTGTTCTTCGGATGGTTCGAGACCCGGCTGGAGCACCCGCTGCTGCCGATGCGACTGTTCCGCAGCCCGGCGCTCACCATCGGCGCACTGATCACCGCGGTCAACTTCTTCACGCTGCTCGGCTCGATCTTCTACATCATGCTCTACCTGCAGAACGTCCGCGGTTACAGCCCGGTCTGGGCGGGCGTGCTCACCCTGCCGCTGAGCCTGGCCTCGGTGGTCGCCTCGCCGGTCGGCGCCGCGCTCACCGACCGGTTCGGGCCGCGCTTCTCGATGCCGCTGGGCATGGTGCTGCAGGGTGGCGCCTCGTTCGGCCTGATGCTGCTGGACACCGACTCCGGGTACGGGGCGATGTGGCCGTCCTTCATCGGCCTGGGCCTGGGCGTCGGCATGGTGATGGCGGCGTCGTCCGAGGCGATCGTCGGCAACGCCCCGGTCAAGGACGGCGGCGTGGCCGGTGGCCTGCAGGCCACCATGCTGCAGGTCGGCGGCGCGCTCGGCACCTCGGTGCTGATCTCGCTGATCAGCAGCCGGGTCGGCGGCACGCTGGTCGGTTCGCTCACCGACGCGGGCGTGCCCGCGCCGCTGGCCCAGGGCCTGCGGGCGGCGCAGGACGCGGTCGCGATGGGCATCGCGCCGGTCACCCCGGACATGCCCGGGACGGTACGCGCGGCGGTGATCGAGGGCGCCGGCGCCGCGTTCGTCGCCGGTGTGCACACCGCCGCCCTGGCCTCCGGCGTGCTCTGCCTGATCGGCGCGGTCGTCTCCGCGGTGTTCATCCGGCGCGGGGCCCGCCCGGGGGAGATCGTCCTGCCGGCGCACTGA
- a CDS encoding ferredoxin reductase family protein: MIAVTRARVLTFNRPLRVTRTAIVAFVLCNVLAVQVLWTAAGPARNLTGTIGRLLGLHLALAMALQLLLVARLPVVDRAYGMDRLTGWHRWTGHAVCWLALAHPAVVLLGFARYDGVSLPAAAAALAGRPPVLLGVIASGLIVVVVALSVRAARRRLSYEAWHAVHLLVYLVVLLGVLHQVYEGAAFRAHPVARGYWWGLWAFAIGALLAGRLVVPMLRNARHRLRVAAVVAESDDTVSVHITGRALERLPARAGQFFLWRFPGHQRWWQVNPFSLSAAPNGRSLRITAKGVGATSVRLRDLPVGARVYAEGPYGAFTVAHRQRAATVLIAGGIGVTPIRALLEDPDLTGHVVVLYRVRSARDAVLLGELRALADARRARLHLLAGRSASGYRPFTPDRLLSLVPDITARDVYVCGPDAMTTAVLASLRRLRVPSRQVHAERFRLAG, from the coding sequence ATGATCGCCGTGACCCGGGCGCGAGTCCTCACCTTCAACCGTCCCCTGCGCGTCACGCGTACCGCGATCGTGGCGTTCGTGCTGTGCAACGTGCTCGCCGTGCAGGTGCTGTGGACGGCCGCCGGTCCGGCCCGGAACCTGACCGGCACGATCGGCCGGCTGCTCGGCCTGCACCTCGCCCTGGCGATGGCCCTGCAACTGCTGCTGGTGGCCCGCCTGCCGGTGGTCGACCGGGCGTACGGCATGGACCGCCTCACCGGCTGGCACCGCTGGACCGGACACGCGGTGTGCTGGCTGGCCCTGGCCCACCCGGCGGTCGTGCTGCTCGGCTTCGCGCGGTACGACGGGGTCTCGCTCCCGGCCGCGGCCGCCGCCCTGGCCGGGCGGCCGCCGGTCCTGCTCGGCGTGATCGCGTCCGGCCTGATCGTGGTGGTCGTGGCGCTGTCCGTCCGGGCCGCGCGGCGCCGGCTGTCCTACGAGGCCTGGCACGCCGTGCACCTGCTGGTGTACCTGGTGGTCCTGCTCGGCGTGCTGCACCAGGTGTACGAGGGCGCCGCGTTCCGGGCCCACCCGGTCGCCCGTGGGTACTGGTGGGGGCTGTGGGCGTTCGCGATCGGCGCCCTGCTCGCCGGCCGCCTGGTGGTCCCGATGCTCCGCAACGCCCGGCACCGGCTGCGGGTCGCCGCGGTCGTCGCCGAGTCGGACGACACCGTGTCGGTGCACATCACCGGCCGGGCGCTGGAGCGGCTGCCGGCCCGCGCCGGGCAGTTCTTCCTCTGGCGGTTCCCCGGCCACCAGCGGTGGTGGCAGGTGAACCCGTTCTCGCTGTCGGCGGCGCCGAACGGCCGGTCGCTGCGGATCACCGCGAAGGGGGTCGGCGCCACCAGCGTCCGGCTGCGGGACCTGCCGGTCGGCGCGCGGGTGTACGCGGAGGGCCCGTACGGGGCGTTCACCGTGGCGCACCGGCAGCGCGCCGCGACGGTGCTGATCGCCGGCGGGATCGGGGTCACCCCGATCCGGGCGCTGCTGGAGGACCCGGATCTGACCGGTCACGTGGTGGTCCTCTACCGGGTGCGCAGCGCGCGGGACGCGGTGCTGCTCGGCGAGCTGCGCGCGCTCGCGGACGCCCGGCGGGCCCGGCTGCACCTGCTGGCCGGCCGCAGCGCGAGCGGGTACCGGCCGTTCACGCCGGACCGGCTGCTGTCGCTGGTCCCCGACATCACCGCCCGGGACGTGTACGTCTGCGGCCCGGACGCGATGACCACCGCCGTGCTGGCCAGCCTGCGCCGCCTGCGGGTGCCGTCCCGCCAGGTGCACGCGGAACGGTTCCGGCTGGCCGGGTGA
- a CDS encoding ABC transporter ATP-binding protein: MLTFGAVVRRSRLWLPLIALTAVTGSLSALALPTVLGRAVDAVLADGHGGRWLLWATILIAAGVLVDVVDAFAAGACVAGATAWLRERLVRHVLTLDSRGAARFEPGDLVSRVSANAPDAAQAGPSVVLTFTALFAPVGSLVLLALIDWWLAVAFLAASALVAVVLVTFTRRTSRLLAGYQRIQGTMAGRLAESLAGARTIAAAGTVEQERRRILQPLPELRAQGLLSWLALARASAQAAVVGPLVLVAVLGAGGLGLVAGRITAGELFAAGQYAMLGAGLGTLTGVLGRLARARAGVRRLAEVFAVPPMTYGTAGLPPGAGTLRFAGVTVRDGDRRLLDRVDLTVPGGSTVAVVGRSGAGKSTLAALACRLLEPDEGTVLLDGVPLPAVRHEALRAAAGCAFERPVLVGATVGDAIGVGRDAGTVRAAARATEAHRFVSRLPAGYATPLAETPMSGGEAQRLGLARAWPADRLLVLDDATSSLDVVTEMLIHRALAADGERRTRLLVTHRAATAARADTVIWLDGGRVRAMAPHRTLWADPAYREVFG, from the coding sequence ATGCTGACCTTCGGCGCCGTCGTCCGGCGCAGCCGGCTCTGGCTTCCGCTGATCGCGCTGACCGCCGTCACCGGAAGTCTCAGCGCCCTGGCCCTGCCCACCGTGCTGGGCCGGGCCGTCGACGCGGTGCTCGCCGACGGCCACGGCGGCCGGTGGCTGCTGTGGGCCACGATCCTGATCGCGGCCGGCGTGCTCGTCGACGTCGTGGACGCGTTCGCGGCCGGCGCGTGCGTCGCCGGCGCCACCGCCTGGCTGCGGGAACGGCTGGTCCGCCACGTGCTCACCCTGGATTCGCGCGGCGCCGCCCGGTTCGAGCCGGGCGACCTGGTCAGCCGGGTCAGCGCCAACGCGCCGGACGCCGCCCAGGCCGGTCCGAGCGTCGTGCTGACGTTCACCGCGCTTTTCGCGCCGGTCGGCAGCCTGGTGCTGCTGGCGCTCATCGACTGGTGGCTGGCGGTGGCGTTCCTGGCGGCGTCGGCGCTGGTGGCCGTCGTACTGGTGACGTTCACCCGGCGCACCTCCCGGCTGCTGGCCGGTTACCAGCGGATCCAGGGCACGATGGCCGGCCGGCTGGCCGAGTCGCTGGCCGGCGCCCGGACCATCGCCGCGGCCGGCACCGTGGAACAAGAGCGGCGCCGGATCCTGCAACCCCTGCCGGAGCTGCGCGCGCAGGGCCTGCTGAGCTGGCTGGCGCTGGCCCGGGCGAGCGCGCAGGCGGCCGTCGTCGGCCCGCTCGTGCTCGTCGCCGTGCTCGGCGCCGGCGGGCTGGGGTTGGTCGCCGGCCGGATCACCGCCGGCGAACTGTTCGCCGCCGGCCAGTACGCGATGCTCGGCGCCGGGCTGGGCACGCTCACCGGGGTGCTGGGCCGGCTGGCCCGTGCCCGCGCCGGGGTGCGCCGCCTCGCCGAGGTCTTCGCCGTGCCCCCGATGACCTACGGCACGGCCGGCCTGCCCCCGGGCGCCGGCACCCTGCGGTTCGCCGGGGTCACCGTCCGCGACGGCGACCGCCGGCTGCTCGACCGCGTCGATCTGACCGTCCCCGGCGGCAGCACGGTCGCCGTGGTCGGACGCTCCGGCGCCGGCAAGTCGACGCTGGCCGCGCTCGCCTGCCGCCTGCTGGAACCCGACGAGGGCACGGTGCTGCTCGACGGGGTGCCGCTGCCGGCCGTGCGGCACGAGGCGCTCCGGGCCGCCGCGGGCTGCGCGTTCGAGCGGCCGGTGCTGGTCGGGGCCACGGTCGGCGACGCCATCGGGGTGGGGCGGGACGCCGGCACCGTGCGGGCGGCGGCGCGGGCCACCGAGGCGCACCGCTTCGTCAGCCGGCTGCCCGCCGGGTACGCGACCCCGCTCGCCGAGACGCCGATGTCCGGCGGGGAGGCCCAGCGGCTCGGGCTGGCCCGCGCCTGGCCGGCCGACCGGCTGCTGGTACTCGACGACGCCACGTCCAGCCTGGACGTGGTGACCGAGATGCTGATCCACCGGGCGCTCGCGGCGGACGGGGAACGCCGTACCCGGCTGCTCGTCACCCACCGCGCGGCCACCGCGGCCCGGGCGGACACGGTGATCTGGCTCGACGGCGGGCGGGTGCGCGCGATGGCGCCCCATCGGACGTTGTGGGCCGATCCGGCGTACCGGGAGGTGTTCGGATGA
- a CDS encoding SapB/AmfS family lanthipeptide — translation MALLDLQGLEMSGLETGGGSSSSTGCGVESTASLVVCAASSLSLVTCH, via the coding sequence ATGGCGCTTCTCGACCTGCAGGGCCTGGAGATGTCCGGTCTCGAGACCGGCGGTGGCAGCAGCAGCAGCACCGGCTGCGGCGTGGAGAGCACGGCCAGCCTGGTGGTGTGCGCGGCCAGCTCGCTGAGCCTCGTCACCTGCCACTGA
- a CDS encoding MarR family winged helix-turn-helix transcriptional regulator — protein sequence MTDEAVALMHLAHQLHRSLDRRVQGDFTHPKPPEAQIVALWQIRERPGITVRELATELQMQPNNASALVTAMVKNGLLTREPDERDRRVVRLRVTGEARDRIDRVQELFTGYLSAALADLAHEERDAVRAALPALARIARHVRDGGRH from the coding sequence GTGACCGACGAAGCCGTGGCCCTCATGCACCTGGCGCACCAGTTGCACCGCAGCCTCGACCGGCGGGTGCAGGGCGACTTCACCCACCCGAAGCCGCCGGAGGCGCAGATCGTCGCGCTCTGGCAGATCCGCGAGCGGCCCGGGATCACCGTCCGGGAGCTCGCCACCGAGCTGCAGATGCAGCCGAACAACGCCAGCGCCCTGGTCACCGCGATGGTCAAGAACGGCCTGCTGACCCGGGAGCCGGACGAGCGGGACCGCCGGGTGGTGCGGCTGCGCGTCACCGGCGAGGCCCGCGACCGCATCGACCGGGTGCAGGAGCTGTTCACCGGTTACCTGTCCGCGGCCCTCGCCGACCTCGCCCACGAGGAGCGTGACGCCGTACGGGCGGCCCTGCCCGCCCTGGCCCGGATCGCCCGGCACGTCCGCGACGGCGGGCGCCACTGA
- the lanKC gene encoding class III lanthionine synthetase LanKC, with the protein MDSRYEAFCMASPLFYDALRSATNAGVSFATADRPLPPGWRREEQDDWLVFSPEALNLPMQGWKIHVSACLDNADRVLDKVWDYCVPRGLEFKFLRSSPALWLRSSKYAPRGYSGKLVTIYPPDDAACERVLTELGELLDGEPGPYILSDLRWGNGPLYVRYGGFAARYCVTDGGQVVLAIADQDGTLVPDRRDPVFYVPPWVPLPDFLAPHLAARNAVTVTDIPYTIERVLHFSNGGGVYLGRDTRTDAEIVLKEGRPHAGLDSTGADAVARIDREYEVLSSLAGVPGVPAVSDRFDLGEHRFLAMEYVDGRPLHRALVRRYPMIDVGAGPADFADYTAWAMNVYEQVETTLRHMHERGVVYGDLHLFNIMIRPDDTVALLDFEVASTTTAAARPGLGNQGFAAPSGTTGVDIDRYALACLRLALFLPMTQLLWLSRAKARDLAGVIAEHFPVPERFLAEAVEIIDPPAKAERDGADHHGRGASTPAAKPWPGLADDWPGQREQLVRGILASASPDRTDRLFPGDIEQFRLNGLGLAYGAAGILHALSVTGAPRQPDLEEWLLQRVKKPARGTMLGLYDGLHGVAFALDHLGHRQPALDLLQMCLSDDWQALGLDLMGGLAGIGLNLFHFADRTGDTGLRDLAMRAAQLVGDRLGDVDSVPETSGLENPYAGLFRGSSGPALLLMRAYDETGGPDFLDRAAVALRQDLRRCVVRDNGVMEVDEGWRTMPYLAAGSVGVGIAVDQYLRRRPDDRFTEASAAIHRAAQARMYVQSGLFAGRAGMLLYLAGRATDPRTDPAVADQARRLRWHAMPYADGVAFPGDQLLRLSMDVATGSAGVLLALGAAHHDTPVHLPLIAPATAPRPQSPVSTGHGSVGNI; encoded by the coding sequence ATGGACAGCCGGTACGAGGCGTTCTGCATGGCGAGTCCGCTGTTCTACGACGCGCTCCGGTCCGCCACCAACGCCGGCGTCTCGTTCGCCACCGCGGACCGCCCGCTGCCGCCCGGCTGGCGCCGCGAGGAGCAGGACGACTGGCTGGTCTTCTCGCCGGAGGCGCTGAACCTGCCGATGCAGGGCTGGAAGATCCACGTCTCGGCGTGCCTGGACAACGCCGACCGGGTGCTCGACAAGGTCTGGGACTACTGCGTGCCGCGCGGGCTGGAGTTCAAGTTCCTGCGCTCCAGCCCGGCGCTGTGGCTGCGCAGCTCCAAGTACGCCCCGCGCGGGTACAGCGGCAAGCTGGTCACCATCTACCCGCCGGACGACGCGGCGTGCGAACGGGTCCTGACCGAGCTGGGCGAGCTGCTCGACGGCGAGCCGGGTCCGTACATCCTGAGCGACCTGCGCTGGGGCAACGGCCCGCTGTACGTACGCTACGGCGGCTTCGCCGCCCGGTACTGCGTCACCGACGGCGGCCAGGTGGTGCTGGCCATCGCCGACCAGGACGGCACCCTGGTGCCGGACCGGCGCGACCCGGTGTTCTACGTGCCCCCGTGGGTGCCGCTGCCGGACTTCCTGGCGCCGCACCTGGCCGCCCGCAACGCGGTGACCGTCACCGACATCCCGTACACCATCGAGCGGGTGCTGCACTTCTCCAACGGTGGCGGCGTGTATCTGGGCCGGGACACCCGTACCGATGCCGAGATCGTCCTCAAGGAGGGGCGCCCGCACGCCGGCCTGGACAGCACCGGCGCCGACGCGGTGGCCCGGATCGACCGGGAGTACGAGGTGCTCAGCTCGCTCGCCGGGGTGCCCGGCGTGCCGGCCGTGTCGGACCGGTTCGACCTGGGCGAGCACCGCTTCCTGGCGATGGAGTACGTCGACGGGCGGCCGCTGCACCGGGCTCTGGTGCGCCGCTACCCGATGATCGACGTCGGCGCCGGACCGGCCGACTTCGCCGACTACACCGCGTGGGCGATGAACGTGTACGAGCAGGTCGAGACGACCCTGCGGCACATGCACGAGCGCGGCGTCGTCTACGGCGACCTGCACCTGTTCAACATCATGATCCGGCCGGACGACACGGTGGCGCTGCTGGACTTCGAGGTGGCCTCGACCACCACCGCCGCCGCCCGGCCCGGGCTGGGCAACCAGGGGTTCGCCGCGCCCTCGGGCACGACCGGCGTCGACATCGACCGGTACGCGCTGGCCTGCCTGCGCCTGGCCCTGTTCCTGCCGATGACGCAGCTGCTCTGGCTGTCCCGGGCGAAGGCCCGGGATCTGGCCGGGGTCATCGCCGAGCACTTCCCCGTGCCGGAACGCTTCCTCGCCGAGGCGGTCGAGATCATCGACCCGCCGGCGAAGGCGGAGCGGGACGGCGCGGACCACCACGGCCGGGGCGCGTCCACACCCGCCGCGAAGCCGTGGCCCGGGCTGGCCGACGACTGGCCCGGCCAGCGCGAGCAGCTGGTCCGGGGCATCCTCGCCAGCGCCTCACCGGACCGCACCGACCGGCTCTTCCCGGGCGACATCGAACAGTTCCGGCTCAACGGGCTGGGGCTGGCCTACGGCGCCGCCGGGATCCTGCACGCCCTGTCGGTGACCGGCGCCCCACGGCAGCCGGACCTGGAGGAGTGGCTGCTGCAACGGGTCAAGAAACCGGCCCGGGGCACCATGCTGGGCCTGTACGACGGCCTGCACGGGGTCGCGTTCGCCCTGGACCACCTCGGCCACCGCCAACCGGCCCTGGACCTGCTGCAGATGTGCCTCAGCGACGACTGGCAGGCGCTCGGCCTGGATCTGATGGGCGGGCTCGCCGGCATCGGCCTGAACCTGTTCCACTTCGCCGACCGGACCGGCGACACCGGCCTGCGCGACCTGGCGATGCGGGCGGCGCAGCTGGTCGGCGACCGCCTCGGTGACGTCGACTCGGTCCCGGAGACCAGTGGCCTGGAGAACCCGTACGCCGGGTTGTTCCGCGGCTCGTCCGGTCCGGCGCTGCTGCTGATGCGGGCGTACGACGAGACCGGCGGGCCGGACTTCCTGGACCGTGCCGCCGTGGCGCTGCGCCAGGACCTGCGCCGCTGCGTGGTGCGCGACAACGGCGTGATGGAGGTCGACGAGGGCTGGCGCACCATGCCGTACCTCGCGGCCGGCAGCGTCGGCGTCGGCATCGCCGTCGACCAGTACCTGCGCCGCCGCCCGGACGACCGGTTCACCGAGGCGAGCGCGGCCATCCACCGCGCCGCGCAGGCCCGGATGTACGTGCAGTCCGGACTGTTCGCCGGCCGCGCCGGGATGCTGCTCTACCTGGCCGGCCGGGCCACGGACCCGCGCACCGACCCGGCCGTGGCGGACCAGGCCCGGCGGCTGCGCTGGCACGCGATGCCGTACGCCGACGGGGTCGCCTTCCCCGGCGACCAGCTGCTGCGGCTGTCCATGGACGTCGCCACCGGAAGCGCCGGGGTGCTGCTCGCCCTCGGCGCGGCGCACCACGACACACCGGTCCACCTGCCGCTGATCGCGCCGGCCACGGCGCCGCGGCCACAGTCCCCCGTGTCGACGGGACACGGGTCCGTAGGAAACATCTAG
- a CDS encoding GAF domain-containing protein: protein MHISLHDRLADPARLRELARYDLAAQELRADLDRVAERSAKLLEAPVSLVTVLGADVQQIVGSYGLGDWVAVAQGAPAEWAVCTRTVLDGEPYRVADFRDDPVHAVNPFLATTGLRSYLGVPLITPDRLMLGAHCVVDSRRRIYTDVDLAVLGDSADEAMTALLRHRR, encoded by the coding sequence GTGCACATCTCCCTCCACGACCGCCTCGCCGACCCGGCCCGCCTGCGTGAGCTGGCCCGGTACGACCTGGCCGCGCAAGAGCTGCGCGCCGACCTGGACCGGGTCGCCGAGCGCAGCGCGAAACTCCTCGAGGCGCCGGTGTCGCTGGTCACCGTGCTCGGCGCGGACGTGCAGCAGATCGTCGGCTCGTACGGCCTGGGCGACTGGGTGGCCGTCGCGCAGGGCGCACCCGCGGAGTGGGCGGTGTGCACCCGGACCGTGCTGGACGGCGAGCCGTACCGCGTGGCCGACTTCCGCGACGACCCGGTGCACGCGGTCAACCCGTTCCTGGCCACCACCGGGCTGCGCAGTTACCTGGGCGTTCCGCTGATCACGCCGGACCGGCTGATGCTCGGCGCGCACTGCGTGGTCGACTCCCGGCGGCGCATCTACACCGACGTGGACCTGGCCGTGCTCGGCGACAGCGCGGACGAGGCGATGACGGCGCTGTTGCGGCACCGGCGCTGA